In the genome of Opitutia bacterium KCR 482, one region contains:
- a CDS encoding helix-turn-helix transcriptional regulator: protein MKAVAGNVRAMRLARNISQKDFALRVGIALPTYRRFETTGEISFRKLVEIAKFFDLAGDIKNLFTKREYSSIEEVLSEKSKRKRASKNG, encoded by the coding sequence ATGAAGGCGGTGGCGGGGAATGTTCGCGCAATGAGGTTGGCGCGGAATATTTCGCAGAAAGATTTTGCATTGCGTGTCGGGATTGCGTTGCCGACATACAGGCGATTTGAAACTACGGGCGAGATTTCTTTCCGCAAGTTGGTTGAAATCGCCAAGTTTTTCGACCTTGCGGGCGATATAAAAAATCTCTTCACGAAGCGCGAATATTCTTCGATTGAAGAAGTGCTGAGCGAAAAATCGAAAAGAAAAAGGGCGTCGAAAAATGGATAA
- a CDS encoding GIY-YIG nuclease family protein: MAEAKVGYVYILTNPSFKEDWVKIGKSARPVDVRSKELDNTAVPLPFEIYAAIKTSKYNEVEKLVHKTIDRLTHLRIRQNREFFNVPPQVAFDIFKDIASAVEDAELIEYKKEDSDSAGDGSDECPHARRGRFKFSMVGIKIGEKITFIPTGTVVTVASDDTVEYDGRIYKLSPFVGTFMPADRRNTSGAYQGAKFFSYNGKILDDLRKEVECGQ; this comes from the coding sequence ATGGCAGAGGCAAAAGTTGGATATGTATATATTTTGACCAATCCGAGTTTCAAGGAGGATTGGGTGAAAATTGGCAAATCTGCCCGCCCTGTAGATGTCCGCTCGAAAGAACTGGATAACACAGCCGTTCCGTTGCCGTTTGAAATTTATGCCGCGATAAAGACATCAAAATACAACGAGGTTGAAAAGCTTGTACATAAAACAATAGATCGTTTAACGCATTTGCGCATACGCCAGAATCGCGAATTTTTTAACGTTCCGCCGCAAGTCGCGTTCGACATTTTCAAAGACATCGCTTCGGCAGTGGAAGACGCCGAGCTTATCGAATACAAAAAAGAGGACTCGGATTCGGCGGGCGATGGCTCCGACGAATGTCCGCATGCAAGGCGAGGAAGGTTCAAGTTCAGTATGGTCGGCATAAAAATCGGCGAGAAAATCACGTTCATTCCGACGGGAACTGTCGTTACGGTAGCAAGCGACGACACTGTTGAATACGACGGGCGCATTTACAAGCTTTCGCCGTTTGTCGGAACTTTTATGCCCGCCGATAGGCGCAACACATCGGGCGCGTATCAGGGGGCAAAATTCTTTTCCTACAACGGCAAAATTTTAGACGACCTCAGGAAAGAGGTGGAATGCGGGCAATAG
- a CDS encoding site-specific integrase, with protein sequence MKNRSPSFPKKVAEKNRERWVVYYFDTEKQKRWARRFSTQAEALEFFREKNIYDEKLGVEADRISPNDRRELVEAKMLLSPLRVSLTNAVLTYVKLTNDLQSLGISLSQAIEEYKSLAKLKERSARLDFAIDKYCYTLLKKELSSEYVTGVERTLARFMGDFGKERIVSLITGREIFQWLINLKKREYDDSDTLTVDGRPMKVFKETQKDLGIYSRNEYRRTLYSFFKFCKMQDWLDVNPVEKVESWRARGRTPGIFTPEEVRKILNSTPPQSEIRAFTAIAAFTGIRNAELKRLTWDKIRLDDREIILDSEITKTASRRIVKIPENLAKWLEPYVWDLGTKKKILTRRKVPVLKKLHESLGKGNWIKNGLRHSAATYYLALTKNA encoded by the coding sequence ATGAAGAACAGATCACCTTCCTTTCCAAAAAAAGTTGCTGAAAAAAACCGCGAGCGCTGGGTCGTTTACTATTTCGACACCGAAAAGCAAAAACGATGGGCGCGCAGGTTTTCAACCCAAGCCGAAGCCCTCGAATTTTTCCGAGAGAAAAACATTTACGACGAAAAGCTCGGCGTCGAAGCCGACAGGATTTCGCCAAACGACAGGCGCGAACTGGTCGAGGCAAAGATGCTGCTTTCCCCTTTGCGGGTGTCGCTTACAAACGCCGTCCTCACCTACGTGAAGCTTACGAATGATTTGCAGTCGCTCGGAATCAGCCTAAGCCAAGCCATAGAGGAGTACAAATCGCTCGCAAAGCTAAAGGAACGCTCCGCAAGGTTGGACTTCGCAATCGACAAATACTGCTATACGCTCTTGAAAAAGGAGCTGTCGAGCGAATATGTAACAGGGGTCGAGCGCACTCTTGCCCGCTTCATGGGCGATTTCGGCAAGGAGCGGATAGTCTCGCTTATAACTGGCAGGGAAATCTTCCAATGGCTCATAAACCTCAAAAAGCGCGAATACGACGACAGCGACACGCTGACAGTTGACGGACGCCCCATGAAGGTTTTCAAGGAAACGCAGAAAGACTTGGGGATTTATTCGAGAAACGAATACAGGCGCACGCTCTATTCCTTTTTCAAATTTTGCAAGATGCAGGACTGGCTCGACGTCAACCCCGTTGAGAAAGTGGAAAGCTGGCGAGCAAGGGGCAGAACGCCCGGAATATTCACGCCCGAAGAAGTGCGAAAAATTCTAAACTCCACGCCGCCGCAAAGCGAAATCCGCGCATTTACAGCCATAGCCGCCTTTACAGGAATACGCAACGCCGAGCTAAAAAGGCTGACTTGGGACAAAATAAGGCTCGACGACCGAGAAATCATACTCGACAGCGAAATTACAAAAACGGCGTCGCGCAGAATCGTAAAGATTCCAGAAAACTTGGCGAAATGGCTCGAACCGTACGTCTGGGATCTCGGCACGAAGAAAAAGATTCTTACAAGGCGAAAAGTTCCAGTGTTAAAAAAGCTGCACGAGAGCCTCGGCAAAGGCAACTGGATAAAGAACGGCCTGCGCCATTCAGCGGCGACCTACTACCTCGCTCTGACAAAGAACGCATAA
- a CDS encoding Fic family protein yields the protein MPPSFDVETKDVLKACLEATRSLAELKGIGSILPDQSILINSIPLQEAKLSSEIENIVTTQDKLFHANLINESNIIKESSYSEDKIDPATKEVIKYRTALKYGYDEIRLRKRPFDLRLIRDICSILRGKSVDFRDYGSNVALANPYTQERRYTPPEGGVVLKNKLDDLEKYIFEYNEHDPLIKMALIHYQFESIHPFDDGNGRTGRIMNILYLVHAGLLGIPVLYLSKYLIENKNEYYKKLRLVTENSEWESWVLYMLKGVAETAQITTNRIKQISTLFSEISDEVKQKAPKIYSKDLIESIFKQAYTKVSFLVHDNIAKRQTASIYLQELSALGILEEIKIGREKVYINSRLVDLLR from the coding sequence TTGCCACCTTCTTTTGATGTCGAAACAAAAGATGTTTTAAAGGCATGTTTAGAAGCAACCAGATCATTAGCCGAACTGAAAGGGATTGGAAGTATTCTTCCTGATCAGTCTATATTGATAAATTCAATACCATTACAAGAAGCAAAATTAAGCTCAGAAATTGAAAATATAGTCACAACTCAAGACAAGCTATTCCACGCTAATTTGATAAATGAGAGTAATATTATAAAAGAATCTTCTTATAGCGAAGATAAAATAGACCCTGCGACAAAGGAGGTCATAAAATACAGAACTGCATTAAAATACGGTTACGATGAAATAAGACTACGTAAAAGACCGTTTGATTTAAGATTGATTAGAGACATTTGCTCTATCTTAAGAGGGAAAAGTGTAGATTTTAGAGATTATGGATCTAATGTTGCTCTCGCAAATCCTTATACGCAGGAACGAAGATATACTCCGCCAGAAGGTGGAGTCGTTCTAAAGAATAAACTTGATGATTTAGAAAAATATATATTCGAATATAACGAACATGATCCATTAATAAAAATGGCGTTAATACATTACCAATTTGAAAGTATTCACCCTTTTGATGACGGAAATGGAAGAACGGGTAGGATTATGAATATTCTATACCTTGTACACGCAGGATTGTTAGGTATTCCAGTTTTATATCTAAGTAAATATTTGATAGAAAATAAAAACGAATATTATAAGAAGCTGCGCTTAGTTACTGAAAATTCAGAATGGGAATCATGGGTTCTGTATATGTTAAAAGGCGTCGCCGAAACTGCCCAGATAACAACGAACCGTATAAAACAAATATCTACCCTTTTTTCAGAAATAAGCGATGAAGTTAAACAAAAAGCTCCCAAAATATATTCTAAGGATCTAATAGAGTCTATATTTAAGCAAGCATATACAAAGGTTTCTTTTCTTGTTCACGACAATATTGCAAAAAGGCAAACTGCGTCTATATATCTTCAAGAGCTTTCCGCTTTAGGGATATTGGAAGAAATAAAGATAGGCAGAGAAAAAGTATATATAAATTCAAGACTTGTAGATCTGTTAAGATAA
- a CDS encoding helix-turn-helix domain-containing protein, whose translation MEKKKSAITQTLTQPDASDRLFTRAEVAEYLNIGTTFIEQLRRQGKLPSYRLSGKCIRYKKSDCDVLLDHCFIVRPAKSAKKGEI comes from the coding sequence ATGGAAAAGAAAAAATCCGCAATAACTCAAACATTAACGCAGCCTGACGCAAGCGACAGGCTTTTTACACGCGCAGAGGTGGCGGAGTATCTCAATATTGGCACAACCTTTATTGAGCAGCTCCGCAGGCAGGGCAAACTGCCGAGCTACCGTCTTTCGGGCAAGTGCATTCGCTACAAGAAAAGCGATTGCGACGTCCTGCTTGACCACTGCTTTATAGTCCGCCCCGCCAAAAGCGCGAAGAAAGGAGAAATCTAA